A genomic segment from Deltaproteobacteria bacterium encodes:
- a CDS encoding PQQ-dependent sugar dehydrogenase, which translates to MPCRLRSLALGIAALAASTVIAADHPIGGDYLLLKDPPGKPEKRSVNFKALKDLAIDPGQAGDPRTLGATIELSGAGGGGATGPIALAPGFWKGLGNPPGSKGYKYFDKARATGVKQVLFKPGSKGGQLQVTGGGAAWPYAVTQMQSAVAVRFQIGGETYCGNFTSFTKNEAGRVQAKNAVAPANCTPPVCGDGLAAGTEECDDGGTTPGDGCSASCQLEDTSALCAGVPATGGTAIHSVRVASGLQAPVFVTAPPLDPNRIFVLEQAGRIRVIKNGVLLPTPFLDIDAIANGGPGSEQGLLGLAFHPNYEQNGRFFVSYTRSGGGAAGHSEVAEYTVSGNPDIANASGTVIVTGADDPFGNHNGGMIAFGPDGFLYYGMGDSGAGDDPNDAAQDDASFFGKMYRIDVDDPPANPLDDVFSKGLRNPWRFSFDRLNGDLYIGDVGQNEFEEIDYQAAPLAAGINWGWDFIEGRHCHAETGDPACPPGPAGMTEPVLEYCHSLGNDPGVCGNHALGNSVTGGYVYRGCAMSGMQGVYFYGDFSGFINTFQGVSGGDAQNVQSRTSDLDPATGGFSIGGVSSFGEDARGEIYIVDYGSGSFDGEVFKIVPGP; encoded by the coding sequence ATGCCGTGCCGTCTCCGTTCCCTCGCCCTGGGCATTGCCGCGCTCGCCGCGTCGACCGTCATCGCCGCCGACCATCCGATCGGCGGCGACTACCTGCTGTTGAAGGATCCTCCCGGCAAGCCGGAGAAGCGCTCGGTCAACTTCAAGGCGCTGAAGGATCTCGCGATCGACCCCGGCCAGGCGGGCGACCCGCGGACGCTCGGCGCGACGATCGAGCTCAGCGGAGCGGGCGGCGGCGGCGCGACGGGACCGATCGCGCTCGCGCCGGGCTTCTGGAAGGGCCTCGGCAATCCTCCCGGCAGCAAGGGGTACAAGTACTTCGACAAGGCGCGCGCGACGGGCGTCAAGCAGGTGCTCTTCAAGCCCGGCAGCAAGGGCGGGCAGCTGCAAGTGACCGGCGGCGGCGCGGCCTGGCCGTACGCCGTCACGCAGATGCAGAGCGCGGTCGCGGTGCGGTTCCAGATCGGCGGCGAGACCTATTGCGGCAACTTCACCTCCTTCACCAAGAACGAGGCGGGGCGCGTGCAGGCGAAGAACGCCGTCGCGCCGGCGAACTGCACGCCGCCCGTCTGCGGCGACGGCCTCGCGGCGGGGACCGAGGAGTGCGACGATGGCGGCACGACACCCGGCGACGGGTGCTCGGCGAGCTGCCAGCTCGAGGACACGTCGGCGCTCTGCGCCGGCGTACCGGCCACCGGAGGCACCGCCATTCACTCCGTGCGCGTCGCCTCCGGACTCCAGGCGCCGGTCTTCGTGACCGCCCCGCCGCTCGACCCGAACCGCATCTTCGTGCTCGAGCAGGCCGGCCGCATCCGCGTCATCAAGAACGGCGTGCTCCTGCCGACGCCGTTCCTCGACATCGACGCGATCGCCAACGGCGGTCCCGGCAGCGAGCAGGGCCTCCTCGGGCTCGCGTTCCATCCGAACTACGAGCAGAATGGCCGCTTCTTCGTGAGCTACACGCGCAGCGGCGGCGGCGCCGCCGGCCACAGCGAGGTCGCCGAGTACACGGTGAGCGGCAATCCCGACATCGCGAACGCGTCGGGCACCGTGATCGTGACCGGCGCCGACGATCCGTTCGGGAACCACAACGGCGGCATGATCGCGTTCGGACCGGACGGCTTCCTCTATTACGGAATGGGCGACAGCGGCGCGGGCGACGATCCGAACGACGCCGCGCAGGACGACGCCAGCTTCTTCGGCAAGATGTACCGCATCGACGTCGACGACCCGCCGGCGAACCCGCTCGACGACGTCTTCTCCAAGGGCCTGCGCAACCCGTGGCGCTTCAGTTTCGATCGCTTGAACGGCGACCTCTACATCGGCGACGTCGGTCAGAACGAATTCGAGGAGATCGACTACCAGGCGGCGCCGCTCGCGGCCGGTATCAACTGGGGCTGGGACTTCATCGAGGGCCGCCACTGCCACGCCGAAACCGGCGACCCGGCCTGCCCGCCGGGACCCGCTGGCATGACGGAGCCGGTGTTGGAGTACTGCCACAGCCTCGGCAACGACCCAGGAGTCTGCGGCAATCACGCCCTCGGCAACTCGGTGACGGGCGGCTACGTGTACCGCGGCTGCGCCATGTCGGGCATGCAGGGCGTGTACTTCTACGGAGACTTCAGCGGCTTCATCAACACCTTCCAGGGTGTGAGCGGGGGCGACGCGCAGAACGTCCAGAGCCGCACGAGCGATCTCGATCCCGCGACGGGCGGCTTCTCGATCGGCGGCGTCTCGTCGTTCGGCGAGGACGCGCGCGGCGAGATCTACATCGTCGACTACGGCTCGGGCAGCTTCGACGGAGAAGTCTTCAAGATCGTCCCCGGTCCGTAG
- the ftsH gene encoding ATP-dependent zinc metalloprotease FtsH, which yields MPRVPKKQMQFSFTYVAMAMAVLFLLQGLLLRPRPVAQTYNRFHELLDQGQIKEALIGVDRIQLLVKPGAALTEDEQKAIKQNQPLAARWTGAEPERLFEVTRIPGVDDKMLLEELIRKGVVFAGRIESTFWRDVLLGWILPIGVMMLIWGFASRRLMQGGIGQALTIGKNRARIYSEQDIKVRFDDVAGIEEAKSELLEVVRFLKTPERYQRLGGQIPKGVLLVGPPGTGKTLLARAIAGEAGVPFFSISGSEFVEMFVGVGAARVRDLFEQAKTKAPCIIFIDELDAVGKSRSAGPAGFGRHDEQEQTLNQLLVEMDGFDTSKGVVLLAATNRPEVLDPALLRAGRFDRRIVVELPDVRGRVKILQVHLKKIRYAPGLELDRIAARTPGFSGADLANLVNEAALLAARHDHQQVELADFEEAADRLTAGIERRSRVLSPEEKNVVAHHEGGHALVAALVPHADPVHKITIIPRSMGALGFTMQLPLEDRVLQSKPELEDRLAVLLGGRAAEELIFGQVTTGAHNDIERASQIARHMVYELGMSERLGPVSYLAPGGNRYLMPNDAFGGRGIPVSEATAELLDAEVTGFIRRAHERAGELLRSHRAGLERLAVRLREKETLDGEELAAALDDATRESTPEPVTAPRAASS from the coding sequence ATGCCGCGGGTCCCGAAGAAGCAGATGCAGTTCTCGTTCACCTACGTCGCGATGGCGATGGCGGTGCTCTTCCTCCTGCAGGGGCTCTTGTTGCGGCCGCGGCCGGTCGCCCAGACCTACAACCGCTTCCACGAGCTGCTCGACCAGGGGCAGATCAAGGAGGCGCTGATCGGCGTCGACCGCATCCAGCTGCTCGTGAAGCCCGGCGCCGCGCTCACCGAGGACGAGCAGAAGGCGATCAAGCAGAACCAGCCCCTCGCCGCGCGCTGGACCGGCGCGGAGCCCGAGCGCCTCTTCGAGGTGACCCGCATCCCCGGCGTCGACGACAAGATGCTGCTCGAGGAGCTCATCCGGAAGGGCGTCGTCTTCGCCGGCCGCATCGAGAGCACCTTCTGGCGCGACGTGCTGCTCGGCTGGATCCTGCCGATCGGCGTCATGATGCTGATCTGGGGCTTCGCGTCGCGCCGCTTGATGCAGGGCGGGATCGGCCAGGCGCTCACGATCGGGAAGAACCGCGCCCGCATCTACAGCGAGCAGGACATCAAGGTCCGCTTCGACGACGTGGCCGGCATCGAGGAGGCGAAGAGCGAGCTTCTCGAGGTCGTGCGGTTCTTGAAGACGCCGGAGCGTTATCAGCGCCTCGGCGGCCAGATTCCGAAGGGCGTGCTGCTGGTCGGTCCGCCGGGCACCGGCAAGACGCTGCTCGCGCGCGCCATCGCCGGCGAGGCCGGCGTGCCGTTCTTCTCGATCAGCGGCTCGGAGTTCGTCGAGATGTTCGTCGGCGTCGGCGCGGCGCGCGTCCGCGACCTCTTCGAGCAGGCCAAGACCAAGGCTCCCTGCATCATCTTCATCGACGAGCTCGACGCCGTCGGGAAGTCGCGGAGCGCCGGGCCGGCGGGCTTCGGCCGGCACGACGAGCAGGAGCAGACCTTGAACCAGCTGCTCGTCGAGATGGACGGCTTCGACACGTCGAAGGGCGTCGTGCTGCTCGCCGCGACCAACCGTCCCGAGGTGCTGGATCCGGCGCTGCTGCGCGCGGGGCGCTTCGACCGCCGTATCGTCGTCGAGCTGCCCGACGTCCGGGGGCGCGTGAAGATCCTCCAGGTGCACCTGAAGAAGATCCGCTACGCGCCCGGGCTCGAGCTCGATCGCATCGCCGCGCGCACCCCCGGCTTCTCCGGCGCCGACCTGGCGAATCTCGTGAACGAGGCGGCGCTGCTCGCGGCGCGCCATGACCACCAGCAGGTCGAGCTGGCGGATTTCGAGGAAGCCGCGGATCGCCTCACGGCCGGTATCGAGCGGCGGAGCCGCGTGCTCTCACCCGAGGAGAAGAACGTCGTCGCGCACCACGAAGGGGGACATGCGCTCGTCGCCGCGCTCGTGCCGCACGCCGATCCGGTTCACAAGATCACGATCATCCCGCGCTCCATGGGCGCGCTCGGCTTCACCATGCAGCTCCCGCTCGAGGACAGGGTGCTGCAGAGCAAGCCCGAGCTCGAGGACCGGCTCGCCGTGCTGCTCGGCGGGCGCGCCGCGGAGGAGCTGATCTTCGGCCAGGTCACGACCGGCGCGCACAACGACATCGAGCGCGCCTCGCAGATCGCGCGCCACATGGTCTACGAGCTCGGTATGAGCGAGCGGCTCGGGCCGGTGAGCTACCTGGCGCCGGGCGGCAACCGGTATCTGATGCCGAACGACGCCTTCGGCGGACGGGGTATCCCGGTCAGCGAAGCGACCGCGGAGCTCCTCGACGCCGAGGTGACAGGCTTCATCCGGCGCGCCCACGAGCGCGCCGGCGAGCTCCTGCGGAGCCACCGCGCGGGTCTCGAGCGGCTGGCGGTGCGTCTGCGCGAGAAGGAGACGCTCGACGGCGAGGAGCTCGCCGCCGCCCTCGACGACGCCACCCGCGAGTCGACGCCGGAGCCCGTGACCGCTCCACGCGCGGCGTCGTCGTAG
- a CDS encoding nitroreductase family protein: MSANQEPGVFEIMYSLRSMRRLKADPVPDELIWKVLDAGVRAPSGGNVQPWRFLVVRDAETKRFIQERYKRGWDRYLVASMQAAATAAVPMTEAAAARMKMVAAASHLAEHLHEAPVLLLVCMAPRRMELSPDPESRPPSPAALYASIFPAVQNVLLACRACGLGATLTTLHLHYEDAIKERLGIPAEIETVALLPIGWPVGRFGPVARASVETLTYWDRWGAARSR; the protein is encoded by the coding sequence ATGAGCGCGAACCAAGAACCGGGTGTGTTCGAGATCATGTACTCGCTGCGGTCGATGCGGCGGTTGAAGGCGGATCCGGTGCCGGACGAGTTGATCTGGAAGGTGCTCGATGCGGGGGTGCGGGCGCCGAGCGGTGGCAACGTGCAGCCGTGGCGCTTCCTGGTGGTCCGCGACGCGGAGACGAAGCGTTTCATCCAGGAGCGCTACAAGCGCGGCTGGGACCGCTACCTCGTCGCCAGCATGCAGGCCGCCGCGACGGCGGCGGTGCCGATGACCGAGGCGGCGGCGGCGCGCATGAAGATGGTCGCGGCCGCGAGCCATCTCGCCGAGCACCTCCACGAGGCGCCCGTGCTGCTGCTCGTGTGCATGGCGCCGCGGCGGATGGAATTGTCGCCCGATCCCGAGAGCCGGCCGCCGAGCCCCGCCGCGCTCTACGCATCGATCTTCCCCGCGGTGCAGAACGTGCTCCTCGCGTGCCGCGCGTGCGGCCTCGGCGCGACCCTCACCACGCTGCACCTCCACTACGAGGATGCGATCAAGGAACGGCTCGGCATCCCGGCCGAGATCGAGACCGTCGCCCTGCTGCCGATCGGCTGGCCGGTAGGCCGCTTCGGCCCCGTCGCGCGCGCTTCCGTCGAGACCTTGACGTATTGGGACCGTTGGGGGGCCGCGCGCTCGCGCTGA